One window from the genome of Lachancea thermotolerans CBS 6340 chromosome B complete sequence encodes:
- the AIM10 gene encoding putative proline--tRNA ligase AIM10 (similar to uniprot|P39965 Saccharomyces cerevisiae YER087W Hypothetical ORF): MRPCLKTIVRNVHVYQTKSLTGDAVKASSTHNLLQSLGYIKQTQSGLVHWLPLGLRTLNKITNIIKHRMETDGKAEEVSLSLLSPKSLWVHTNRWDNGELFKLKDSKGSDYCLAPTCEEEITSLIGSYVTSYKDLPMTVYQVGRKYRDEKRPRGGLLRGREFLMKDAYSFDASKEEAVRTFESMNHTYDLIFKDLGVPFVSAWADSGDIGGDMSKEYHYTHESGEDTVMACDSCGHISNVEKCSSFPVEDNQYSGDVSVRYALSEDRDTLVCLYYPQNRVLNWNLVKAALDGDVDSSLRDTSNEKVLELFRANKSEDEMMLASVLRVMDCRLNSRSNYPDFPLNQYLKSNFSQLSDASIVDAEAGELCGSCEEGHLSSKRSIEVGHTFFLGQKYSEPLNAKFSTRENTEEYCEMGCYGIGVSRLVGAIAHVTRDDAGLRWPRAVAPYEISICAAKQDELVAEVEGLLSSWGREVWVNRDEKAGLGRKIAASHSLGIPVCVIVGKKSWPCVEIEVRAPLVGERWRAELAQHGEAWGWTVQESAPVGGAAHHRVRKEHLKDVVGVILTDM; encoded by the coding sequence ATGAGGCCTTGTCTGAAGACAATTGTACGCAATGTACACGTTTATCAGACCAAAAGTCTTACAGGGGATGCAGTTAAGGCATCTAGTACACACAACCTCTTGCAGTCGCTAGGCTATATCAAACAGACGCAGAGCGGGCTGGTGCATTGGCTACCACTTGGATTGCGTACACTAAACAAGATCACAAACATAATAAAGCATCGAATGGAAACGGACGGGAAGGCTGAGGAAGTTTCACTGAGTTTACTATCGCCAAAGTCATTATGGGTTCACACTAACCGTTGGGACAATGGCGAGCTGTTCAAACTAAAGGACTCGAAGGGCTCAGACTACTGTTTGGCCCCTACATGCGAGGAGGAAATTACGTCCTTGATAGGGAGTTACGTTACGAGCTACAAAGACCTGCCGATGACCGTTTACCAAGTCGGAAGAAAGTATAGAGACGAAAAAAGACCAAGAGGGGGCTTACTGCGCGGCCGTGAATTCTTAATGAAAGATGCTTATTCGTTCGACGCCTCGAAGGAAGAGGCTGTTCGCACGTTTGAGTCCATGAACCACACATACGATCTTATTTTCAAGGACCTGGGCGTCCCCTTTGTGAGCGCATGGGCGGATTCTGGGGACATCGGCGGCGACATGAGCAAAGAATACCACTATACCCATGAATCTGGCGAAGACACCGTTATGGCGTGCGATTCGTGTGGCCATATTTCTAATGTGGAGAAATGCAGCTCATTCCCGGTCGAGGACAACCAGTACAGTGGAGACGTTAGTGTGCGGTATGCCTTAAGCGAGGACAGAGATACACTCGTGTGCCTGTACTATCCTCAGAATCGGGTCTTAAATTGGAATCTGGTCAAGGCAGCCTTGGATGGGGACGTGGACTCCTCGCTCCGCGACACAAGTAACGAAAAGGTGCTGGAGCTCTTCCGCGCCAACAAGTCCGAAGACGAAATGATGCTAGCAAGCGTGCTAAGGGTGATGGACTGTAGGCTCAATTCCCGATCAAACTATCCGGACTTTCCTTTGAACCAGTATCTGAAAAGTAACTTCTCGCAGCTCAGCGACGCATCGATAGTGGACGCGGAGGCTGGGGAGCTCTGCGGCTCCTGCGAGGAGGGCCATCTgagcagcaaaagaagcattGAGGTTGGCCACACTTTCTTCCTGGGCCAGAAATACTCAGAGCCCTTAAACGCGAAATTCAGCACAAGAGAAAACACAGAGGAGTACTGCGAGATGGGGTGCTATGGGATCGGGGTGAGCCGTCTGGTGGGCGCAATCGCACATGTGACGCGCGACGACGCAGGACTCCGATGGCCGCGCGCTGTGGCGCCCTACGAGATCTCGATCTGCGCCGCAAAGCAGGACGAGCTTGTGGCCGAGGTGGAGGGCCTCCTGTCGAGCTGGGGACGCGAGGTCTGGGTCAACCGCGATGAAAAGGCGGGGCTGGGCCGCAAGATCGCCGCAAGCCACAGCCTGGGGATCCCTGTGTGCGTGATCGTGGGGAAAAAGAGCTGGCCATGCGTGGAGATCGAGGTGCGCGCCCCGCTCGTGGGAGAGCGCTGGCGCGCGGAACTTGCACAGCACGGGGAGGCCTGGGGATGGACCGTGCAGGAGAGCGCGCCGGTGGGCGGTGCGGCGCACCATCGCGTGCGCAAGGAGCACCTGAAGGACGTGGTGGGCGTGATATTGACAGATATGTAG